Proteins from a genomic interval of Providencia stuartii:
- the accA gene encoding acetyl-CoA carboxylase carboxyl transferase subunit alpha, whose protein sequence is MSAHFLAFEKPIVELNEKIDALVAFKNNSQQSDINFDEEIKLLEKKCLTLTKKIFSQLGAWEIVQVARHPMRPYTLDYISLIFTEFKELAGDRAFADDKALVGGLARLEGQPVMVIGQQKGRTTKEKVMRNFGMPSPEGYRKALRLMKMAERFHLPVVIFIDSAGAYPGIGAEERGQAEAIARNIQEMSHLKTPIICVVTGEGCSGGALAIGVGDRINMLEYSTYAAISPEGCASILWKDAQKAQVAAEIMGMTAKRLKELNIIDAIIAEPLGGAHRDYAQAGENLKQQLLTDLAILNKLDMETLLAERYQKIMAIGYC, encoded by the coding sequence ATGTCTGCTCACTTTCTCGCATTTGAAAAACCAATTGTCGAACTTAATGAAAAAATCGACGCTTTAGTGGCTTTTAAAAATAATAGCCAACAGTCTGATATTAATTTTGATGAAGAGATTAAATTACTTGAGAAAAAATGTCTTACGTTAACGAAAAAAATCTTTTCGCAGCTAGGTGCTTGGGAAATTGTGCAAGTAGCTAGGCATCCCATGAGGCCTTATACCCTTGACTATATCTCGCTTATTTTTACTGAGTTTAAAGAGTTAGCTGGAGATAGAGCTTTTGCAGATGATAAGGCGCTTGTTGGTGGTTTAGCGCGTCTTGAAGGTCAGCCTGTTATGGTTATTGGCCAACAAAAAGGGCGTACCACGAAAGAAAAAGTGATGAGAAATTTTGGTATGCCTTCACCTGAAGGGTATCGTAAAGCATTGCGCTTAATGAAAATGGCAGAGCGTTTTCATCTGCCGGTTGTGATATTCATTGATTCAGCGGGAGCTTATCCAGGAATTGGTGCTGAAGAGCGGGGGCAAGCGGAGGCGATAGCGAGAAATATCCAAGAAATGTCGCATTTAAAAACCCCCATTATTTGTGTGGTCACCGGAGAAGGTTGTTCTGGTGGTGCATTAGCTATTGGTGTCGGTGATCGGATTAATATGTTGGAATACAGCACTTATGCAGCCATCTCACCAGAAGGCTGTGCATCGATTCTTTGGAAAGATGCACAAAAAGCACAAGTTGCGGCTGAAATCATGGGTATGACAGCGAAACGACTGAAAGAGCTTAATATTATTGACGCTATTATTGCTGAGCCACTTGGTGGCGCGCATCGCGATTATGCACAGGCAGGGGAAAATTTAAAACAACAACTCCTGACTGACCTTGCAATACTAAATAAACTGGACATGGAAACTTTATTAGCGGAACGTTATCAAAAAATTATGGCTATTGGTTATTGTTAA
- a CDS encoding helix-turn-helix domain-containing protein, with translation MVDELDISKVSELSGLPPSTLRYYEERGLITPIGRKGLKRVYHAKEVMTRLSLISLGREAKFSLDEIGAMLNQKTGPSIDRSHLIAKAEEIQKMIEDLTVLKNGILHIAQCPEENHLECSKFQKIMSIGLRTNRKLNK, from the coding sequence ATGGTTGATGAACTAGATATTTCTAAAGTCAGTGAGTTATCAGGCTTACCGCCATCAACGCTGCGTTATTATGAAGAAAGAGGGTTGATTACTCCGATTGGTCGTAAAGGCTTAAAACGAGTTTATCATGCTAAAGAGGTCATGACTCGCTTATCACTGATTTCTTTGGGGCGTGAGGCTAAATTTTCGCTCGATGAGATAGGGGCTATGTTGAACCAAAAAACGGGTCCAAGTATTGATCGCAGCCATTTAATAGCCAAAGCAGAGGAAATTCAAAAAATGATTGAAGACCTGACTGTTTTGAAGAATGGCATATTGCATATCGCGCAGTGCCCTGAAGAAAACCATCTTGAATGCTCTAAATTTCAAAAAATTATGTCGATAGGTTTACGAACGAATAGAAAACTCAATAAATAG
- a CDS encoding AMP nucleosidase produces the protein MSLEKCQKYENLSIDEVLDKLSLLYTNAIDSLRNSIAAYINSGQLPSAEARKKGLFAYPELCVEWRGQVDHCEKTRAYARFVKPGQYSITITQPDLFRQYLTEQLGILQQDYDITFSVRPSQTEVPYPFVIDGSDLVLDRSMSSSLATHFPITDLADISDDITDGLVQATDEMPLSHFDALRVDFSLARLKHYTGTPPEHVQPYILFTNYNRYVDEFVSWACEQVRDPNSRYSALSCVGHHYLTAENADPQTATSDLTWKKFQMPAYHLIAKDGVGITLVNIGVGPSNAKNICDHLAVLRPHAWLMIGHCGGLRESQKIGDYVLAHAYLRDDHILDDVLPPDIPIPSIAEVQRALYDATKQVSNMPGELVKQRLRTGTVVTTDDRNWELRFFATARRFSLSRAVAVDMESATIAAQGYRFRVPYGTLLCVSDKPLHGEIKLPGQANSFYEGAISEHLQIGIRAIDLLRQEGDKLHSRKLRTFDEPPFR, from the coding sequence GTGTCTTTAGAAAAATGCCAAAAATATGAAAATTTGTCTATTGATGAGGTATTAGACAAGCTGTCATTGCTATATACCAACGCCATTGATTCCTTAAGAAATTCGATTGCGGCCTACATTAATAGCGGGCAGTTGCCTAGTGCAGAGGCTCGAAAAAAAGGGTTATTTGCGTATCCAGAGTTGTGTGTAGAATGGCGAGGACAAGTCGACCACTGCGAAAAAACGAGAGCATATGCACGTTTTGTCAAACCAGGGCAGTATAGCATCACGATTACGCAACCTGATTTATTTCGTCAGTATTTAACTGAGCAGTTGGGTATTTTACAGCAGGATTATGATATCACTTTTTCTGTTCGCCCATCACAAACAGAAGTGCCATACCCATTTGTTATCGATGGTTCAGATTTAGTGCTAGATAGAAGTATGAGTAGTAGCCTTGCCACTCATTTCCCTATTACAGACCTGGCCGATATCAGTGATGATATAACAGATGGTTTGGTTCAAGCGACGGATGAAATGCCGCTTTCACACTTCGATGCATTACGTGTGGATTTTTCGCTAGCGAGACTTAAACATTACACAGGCACTCCACCGGAACATGTCCAGCCCTATATCTTATTTACCAACTATAATCGCTATGTTGATGAGTTTGTCAGTTGGGCTTGCGAACAAGTACGGGATCCTAATAGCCGTTATAGCGCATTATCCTGTGTTGGTCATCACTATTTAACGGCAGAAAATGCCGATCCACAAACAGCAACATCTGACCTTACTTGGAAGAAATTCCAAATGCCAGCATATCATTTGATAGCAAAAGATGGTGTAGGAATTACGCTAGTCAATATTGGTGTTGGGCCATCAAATGCTAAAAATATTTGTGACCATTTAGCGGTATTACGGCCTCATGCATGGTTAATGATAGGCCATTGTGGCGGGCTACGTGAAAGCCAAAAAATCGGTGATTATGTATTAGCGCATGCCTATTTGCGTGATGATCATATTCTAGATGATGTATTGCCACCGGATATTCCCATTCCAAGTATCGCTGAGGTACAAAGAGCGCTGTACGATGCAACGAAACAAGTTAGCAATATGCCGGGCGAATTAGTTAAACAACGCTTGCGGACAGGAACGGTTGTCACAACCGATGATCGTAACTGGGAATTGCGTTTTTTTGCGACAGCTCGACGTTTTAGCTTAAGTCGTGCGGTTGCCGTAGATATGGAAAGCGCAACAATTGCTGCGCAAGGTTATCGTTTTAGGGTGCCATATGGCACATTGTTGTGTGTTTCAGATAAACCATTACACGGCGAAATAAAGTTACCGGGACAAGCCAATAGTTTTTATGAGGGGGCTATCTCGGAACATTTACAGATCGGAATTCGAGCCATTGACTTGTTGAGACAAGAAGGTGATAAGTTACACTCAAGAAAGTTAAGAACATTTGATGAGCCTCCTTTTAGATAG
- a CDS encoding AEC family transporter, producing the protein MEQVLLVLWPLFALIAMGFVLRRSSMISTDFWPSAEKLNYFILFPALLINSLGSAPLDSPKLPYLAGAIFFVLAISSVLVLIFKFIFNMSIPRFGAHIQGITRFNTYLGLAIIADLFGTDGIAIAAVIMAILVPSCNVIAVLALTSGSKVSFKQLFLPIIKNPLILSCLIGILLNLSPIGLPFGSDQLLKLLAAASLPLGLICIGAALQTSTLRKEFKPLMTSTLLRLLAMPVLAVFTAKLFSLPEFETVLFVIFFAIPTAPTAYILTRQLNGDSQLMAGIITLQTVIAVITLPLVLTQIIH; encoded by the coding sequence ATGGAACAGGTATTATTAGTTTTATGGCCGCTGTTTGCATTGATAGCAATGGGGTTCGTGCTGCGTCGTTCGTCAATGATATCAACGGACTTTTGGCCCAGCGCTGAAAAATTGAATTATTTTATTTTGTTTCCAGCTTTGCTGATTAATAGTTTAGGTAGTGCACCGCTTGATAGCCCTAAATTACCATATCTAGCGGGAGCAATATTTTTTGTTCTAGCAATAAGCAGTGTATTAGTTTTAATTTTTAAATTCATTTTTAACATGTCAATACCTCGATTTGGTGCGCATATTCAAGGTATCACTCGGTTTAATACCTATTTAGGCCTTGCTATTATTGCTGATTTATTTGGAACTGATGGGATCGCCATTGCTGCCGTTATTATGGCTATATTAGTGCCAAGTTGTAATGTTATTGCTGTATTAGCATTAACATCGGGTTCAAAAGTCTCTTTTAAGCAACTGTTTTTACCTATTATTAAAAACCCACTGATCTTATCGTGTTTGATTGGTATTTTACTGAATCTATCGCCAATCGGGTTGCCTTTTGGGTCAGACCAATTATTAAAATTACTTGCAGCGGCAAGCTTACCATTGGGGCTAATTTGTATTGGAGCTGCATTGCAAACATCAACACTGAGAAAAGAATTTAAACCTTTAATGACCTCAACGTTGTTACGTTTGTTAGCTATGCCTGTTTTAGCTGTTTTCACTGCGAAACTCTTTTCATTACCTGAGTTTGAAACGGTGCTATTTGTCATTTTCTTTGCGATACCTACGGCACCTACAGCATATATTTTAACGCGTCAATTAAATGGTGATAGTCAGCTTATGGCTGGAATTATCACATTACAGACGGTAATTGCGGTAATCACATTACCTTTAGTGCTTACTCAGATAATACATTAA
- a CDS encoding NADAR family protein produces MNIETLRKQYRAGKKFKYIFFWGHQSKSTLITKSCFSQWYPAAFTVEGHRFASAEHFMMAEKAKLFNDHETREKIIHAPNPGAAKAFGREVRGFNQDIWDAHRFNIVIAANLAKFSQNEALQQFLLNTNERVLVEASPVDKIWGIGLAEDHENIDNPLTWKGLNLLGFALMEVRNQLISLK; encoded by the coding sequence ATGAACATTGAAACTCTTCGTAAACAATATCGAGCAGGTAAAAAATTTAAATATATCTTTTTTTGGGGACATCAATCAAAGTCAACTCTCATTACTAAAAGTTGTTTCAGCCAATGGTATCCAGCTGCTTTTACAGTAGAAGGACATCGTTTTGCAAGTGCCGAACATTTTATGATGGCAGAAAAAGCAAAGCTGTTTAACGATCATGAAACACGAGAGAAAATTATTCATGCCCCTAACCCTGGTGCAGCAAAAGCATTTGGCCGCGAAGTTCGAGGATTTAACCAAGATATTTGGGATGCCCACAGGTTTAATATTGTCATTGCAGCCAATTTAGCCAAATTTTCACAAAATGAAGCCTTACAACAGTTTTTATTAAATACCAATGAGCGAGTCTTAGTAGAAGCAAGTCCAGTCGATAAGATATGGGGAATAGGTCTCGCTGAAGATCATGAAAATATCGATAACCCACTTACGTGGAAAGGGCTAAATCTATTAGGTTTTGCTCTCATGGAAGTCAGGAATCAATTAATCTCACTTAAATAA
- a CDS encoding GNAT family N-acetyltransferase translates to MNNNALPITVKFVLPDHYSQWLVYWLQYQEFYNVDLSEEVTLKTWARFFDENEPMYCAVALENDKVVGFVNYLYHRSTWAENHFCYLEDLFVSPEVRGRQVGKHLIEFVHEQAQKQACGRLYWHTQETNLRGQRLYDWVAEKPGVIEYRMPL, encoded by the coding sequence ATGAATAACAATGCGTTACCTATTACTGTTAAGTTCGTTTTACCTGATCATTATTCACAATGGTTAGTGTATTGGTTGCAATATCAAGAATTTTACAACGTAGATTTAAGTGAAGAAGTGACCCTAAAAACATGGGCGCGTTTTTTTGATGAAAATGAACCGATGTATTGTGCTGTAGCACTTGAAAATGACAAAGTCGTAGGTTTTGTTAATTACCTTTATCATCGTTCTACGTGGGCGGAAAATCATTTCTGTTATTTAGAAGATTTATTTGTTTCACCGGAGGTAAGGGGCCGTCAGGTTGGCAAACATCTCATTGAATTTGTTCACGAACAAGCTCAAAAGCAGGCTTGTGGCCGTTTATATTGGCATACGCAAGAAACGAATTTACGAGGCCAACGTTTATATGATTGGGTAGCTGAAAAACCAGGGGTTATTGAGTATAGAATGCCATTGTAA